From one Microbulbifer sp. A4B17 genomic stretch:
- a CDS encoding MotA/TolQ/ExbB proton channel family protein translates to MNIQSVETLMADVADLFMAPVLLAILVLFIYSLYAAGRFISLWMLRRKNAGAYRLALKQGRVERLPGYQVHNFYVNNPLACDDELEVFALRKLELLRMATRIAPMLGLIATMIPMGPALRALADGNIQGISENLIIAFAAVIWGLVISTITFWPASVKKRWFASELINIRKLKEAD, encoded by the coding sequence ACCTGTTTATGGCCCCAGTATTACTGGCGATCCTGGTACTTTTTATCTACTCGCTTTATGCCGCCGGGCGCTTTATTTCACTGTGGATGCTTCGCCGTAAAAATGCCGGAGCCTATCGGTTGGCATTGAAGCAAGGTCGGGTTGAGCGCCTGCCGGGCTACCAAGTGCACAATTTTTACGTGAATAACCCTTTGGCATGTGACGACGAATTGGAAGTTTTTGCGTTGAGAAAACTGGAACTTCTTCGTATGGCTACCCGGATCGCGCCCATGTTGGGTTTGATTGCCACCATGATTCCCATGGGGCCGGCACTTCGCGCCCTGGCCGATGGCAATATCCAGGGAATCAGTGAAAACCTGATTATTGCTTTCGCCGCTGTGATCTGGGGCTTGGTAATTTCCACGATTACCTTTTGGCCTGCCTCAGTGAAAAAACGCTGGTTTGCCTCTGAGCTGATCAATATCCGCAAGCTGAAGGAGGCCGACTGA
- the cobN gene encoding cobaltochelatase subunit CobN yields MRNKLWARFMCLLMSLAFATFAQASDKPKVLLMMSSHTAKAKGTLLTDLSADQPFELEIFNSKGKNDEEIDLAWSSAELIMLDGINPALSAFMFGKFQPMLAKHPQVPVISLGDADNKSMNQGLAESEHRAIAAYFNNAGRKNYRHMMQFLSAEVFDLSSGSVPEPMIVPKVGFYHPRLEQLVTDKEEFFFDWLNPAEQQPVIAVAIHRSVVDYEQQQVVDTLLNGLESKGAKAFAFFFEGEDLPLSYPDLLQTDSGNTRVDLMINYRSLHYVSKRRAEFEKLGVPVIHALNYTEGSEEEFFADNSGVSPSLTPFFLVMPEDTGSIDPVIIAANKDGNKIVMDVQMQALIERAWNHASLAYQSNTNKKVATFIWNYPPGEKNIGAAFLDVPSSIESIAQAMRERGYEVHIRDSKTLIDWAGQLLRPYYRREESVALIDKGLADWMPLSTYQAWFNQLPATVRDPIVERWGKPEDNAMLAEHNGEPAFVIPRMTLGNLIVLPQGVRADNAKDHSSLYHDMKTPVNHAYLAVYLYARETFGADAYIHLGTHGSQEWLTGKERGLSVYDAPSLALGNIPVFYPYIIDNVGEAMQAKRRGRATMISHLTPGFAKAGLYAEVAELSELIGNYLVLSEGQTRANTQERIIGLAEELNMLKDLEISAEALSADFDGQLSRLQDHLGQLAEMSQPLGIHRFGQLPKTEHLTSTMLQMLGEGFITAADEYEAEHGLRLPEEQTRDERNVVALEAQAGFQLLDTFLEAGELEQVPEPLQAQLDQAREYSDNFAKIAELENLMSALDGNYIPVSHGGDPIRNPQAVPTGRNLIGFNPAKVPSKEAYEAGVQLMDQTIADYHAKHGRFPDKLAFSLWSLETMRHQGALEAQILHALGLKPKWNQQGNVTGTEVIPHSELKRPRIDVVISATGLYRDAFPNVILWLAEAIDKVAQMKEDNNFVYRHSQALQQQLLEDGNNEEDSRYLSSVRIFSNESGNYGTGLAAASLASDSWEGDDKLADLYMRRMGFAYGKDESRWSEDQRSVELYGKVLSGTDGVIFSRSTNLYAMMTNDDPFQYFGGIGLAVRNLDGATPEMYVSNLRRKDNVKAQTLAEFVNQEMRSRYFHPRWIEAMQDSGYAGATAILDRVNNMWGWEVMTPETIRDDQWQEMFEVYVDDKYEMDMREFFEEHNAEALAQMLERMLEAVRKGYWDAKPETLEKMVETYTELANQFDVAADNDKFKEFVNQQALGFGLAALANAQALDNPQVSSANAAQQVSGQKLEQVAEPTPSDKPEKLIWLLLMAIVLAGFVSGFFDHKWVRTKPA; encoded by the coding sequence GTGCGTAATAAACTATGGGCACGTTTTATGTGCCTGTTGATGAGCTTGGCTTTTGCAACCTTTGCCCAGGCCAGCGATAAACCCAAAGTACTCTTGATGATGTCGAGCCACACGGCCAAGGCAAAAGGTACATTGCTGACTGATCTCTCTGCAGACCAACCCTTTGAGCTGGAGATCTTTAACAGCAAAGGTAAGAACGATGAGGAAATCGACCTGGCTTGGTCTTCCGCTGAACTGATAATGTTGGATGGCATCAACCCGGCGCTTTCTGCTTTTATGTTTGGCAAGTTCCAGCCAATGCTAGCCAAGCATCCGCAAGTTCCGGTGATTTCCCTGGGGGATGCAGATAATAAGTCCATGAACCAGGGGTTGGCAGAGTCCGAGCATCGAGCGATTGCCGCTTATTTTAATAATGCGGGCCGCAAAAACTACCGTCATATGATGCAGTTTTTGTCGGCAGAGGTATTTGACCTTTCCAGTGGCTCAGTACCGGAACCGATGATTGTGCCCAAGGTGGGTTTTTATCATCCCCGCCTGGAGCAGCTTGTCACCGACAAAGAGGAATTTTTCTTTGACTGGTTAAATCCCGCTGAGCAGCAACCAGTGATTGCCGTGGCTATCCATCGCTCCGTGGTGGATTACGAACAGCAGCAGGTTGTCGATACCCTGTTGAATGGTCTTGAGTCTAAAGGTGCCAAGGCTTTTGCCTTCTTCTTTGAAGGTGAAGACTTGCCGCTTTCCTATCCGGACCTATTGCAAACCGATAGCGGCAATACCCGTGTCGACTTGATGATTAATTACCGCTCCCTGCACTATGTCAGCAAACGTCGTGCTGAATTTGAGAAGCTGGGAGTGCCGGTTATTCATGCACTCAATTACACCGAGGGCAGCGAAGAAGAATTTTTTGCCGATAACAGCGGTGTATCTCCATCCCTGACACCATTCTTCCTGGTAATGCCTGAAGATACTGGCAGCATCGATCCGGTAATTATCGCTGCCAATAAAGACGGCAATAAAATAGTGATGGATGTACAGATGCAGGCCTTGATTGAGCGCGCTTGGAATCACGCCTCCCTCGCTTATCAAAGTAACACCAATAAAAAGGTGGCAACGTTTATTTGGAACTACCCGCCCGGGGAAAAAAATATCGGTGCGGCTTTCCTGGATGTACCCAGCTCGATTGAGTCGATTGCCCAGGCAATGCGCGAAAGAGGCTATGAGGTACATATCAGGGACTCAAAAACCCTTATCGATTGGGCCGGGCAGTTGTTGCGCCCCTATTATCGTCGCGAAGAGAGCGTAGCCTTGATCGATAAAGGGCTGGCTGATTGGATGCCGCTGTCCACCTATCAAGCCTGGTTTAACCAACTGCCTGCAACTGTGCGAGATCCTATTGTAGAGCGTTGGGGCAAGCCGGAAGACAATGCCATGTTGGCCGAACATAACGGCGAGCCTGCATTCGTTATTCCCCGGATGACCCTCGGCAATTTAATTGTGTTGCCGCAAGGGGTTCGCGCGGACAATGCCAAGGATCACTCCTCGCTCTACCACGATATGAAAACCCCGGTTAACCACGCCTACCTGGCGGTTTACCTCTATGCGCGGGAAACCTTTGGTGCCGATGCCTATATTCACCTTGGAACCCATGGCTCCCAGGAGTGGCTCACTGGCAAAGAGCGGGGCCTGTCGGTTTATGATGCACCCAGCTTGGCACTGGGAAATATCCCGGTGTTCTACCCCTACATTATCGATAATGTGGGAGAGGCCATGCAGGCCAAGCGCCGTGGCCGTGCCACCATGATCAGCCACTTAACCCCAGGCTTTGCGAAAGCGGGCCTGTATGCGGAAGTGGCTGAGTTGTCTGAGTTAATTGGCAATTACCTGGTATTGTCTGAGGGGCAGACCCGGGCCAATACCCAAGAGCGTATTATCGGTCTGGCCGAAGAGCTTAATATGCTCAAGGATCTGGAAATCAGTGCTGAAGCCTTAAGTGCGGATTTTGATGGCCAGCTGAGCCGCTTGCAGGATCATTTGGGTCAACTGGCAGAGATGAGCCAGCCATTGGGCATCCATCGTTTTGGTCAGCTGCCAAAAACCGAACACCTCACCAGCACCATGTTGCAAATGCTGGGTGAAGGGTTTATCACCGCAGCGGATGAATATGAGGCGGAGCACGGGTTGCGTTTGCCGGAAGAGCAAACCCGGGACGAGCGCAATGTTGTGGCTTTGGAAGCGCAGGCGGGGTTCCAGTTGCTGGATACCTTCCTGGAGGCCGGTGAGCTGGAGCAGGTTCCTGAGCCCTTGCAGGCCCAGTTGGATCAGGCCCGGGAATACTCCGATAACTTTGCCAAAATTGCCGAGCTGGAAAACCTGATGTCGGCACTCGATGGTAACTACATTCCTGTAAGCCATGGGGGTGACCCGATCCGCAACCCGCAGGCGGTGCCCACCGGCCGTAACCTGATTGGCTTTAACCCGGCTAAGGTGCCGTCGAAGGAAGCCTATGAAGCTGGTGTACAGCTGATGGACCAGACCATTGCTGACTACCATGCAAAGCACGGCCGCTTCCCGGACAAGTTGGCATTCTCCCTGTGGTCCCTGGAAACCATGCGCCACCAGGGAGCCCTGGAAGCCCAGATCCTGCACGCCCTGGGCCTAAAACCCAAGTGGAACCAGCAGGGCAATGTTACCGGTACAGAAGTTATTCCCCATTCGGAATTAAAGCGCCCGCGTATTGATGTCGTAATCTCTGCGACAGGCCTTTATCGGGATGCTTTCCCCAACGTGATACTGTGGTTGGCAGAAGCCATCGATAAAGTGGCGCAGATGAAAGAAGACAATAACTTTGTCTACCGCCACAGCCAGGCATTGCAACAGCAGCTGCTGGAAGACGGCAACAATGAAGAGGATTCACGTTATTTGTCATCGGTGCGTATCTTCTCCAATGAAAGCGGCAACTATGGAACGGGCCTTGCCGCCGCCAGCCTGGCCTCTGACAGTTGGGAGGGGGATGACAAGCTCGCTGACCTCTATATGCGCCGTATGGGCTTTGCCTATGGCAAAGATGAATCCCGCTGGAGCGAGGATCAGCGCAGTGTTGAGCTGTACGGCAAGGTGCTGTCTGGCACCGATGGGGTGATTTTCTCCCGCTCCACCAACCTCTACGCCATGATGACCAATGACGATCCCTTCCAATACTTTGGCGGTATCGGTCTGGCGGTTCGCAATCTGGATGGCGCAACGCCGGAAATGTATGTTTCCAATTTGCGTCGCAAAGATAACGTAAAAGCGCAAACCCTTGCGGAGTTCGTTAACCAGGAAATGCGCAGCCGTTACTTCCACCCCCGCTGGATTGAGGCGATGCAGGACTCCGGCTACGCCGGCGCTACCGCTATCCTGGATCGCGTCAACAATATGTGGGGCTGGGAAGTAATGACCCCGGAAACCATTCGCGACGACCAATGGCAGGAAATGTTTGAAGTCTACGTGGATGACAAATATGAAATGGATATGCGCGAATTCTTCGAAGAGCACAATGCTGAGGCCCTGGCCCAGATGTTGGAGCGAATGCTGGAAGCGGTGCGCAAGGGATATTGGGATGCGAAGCCTGAAACCCTGGAGAAAATGGTAGAGACTTACACTGAGCTGGCAAATCAGTTTGATGTGGCTGCCGACAATGACAAGTTTAAGGAATTCGTCAATCAGCAGGCATTAGGGTTCGGCCTCGCGGCCCTGGCCAATGCCCAGGCGTTGGATAACCCTCAGGTTAGCAGCGCCAATGCTGCGCAACAGGTCAGTGGCCAGAAGCTGGAGCAGGTTGCAGAGCCGACTCCCAGTGATAAGCCGGAAAAGCTCATATGGCTACTGTTGATGGCTATTGTGTTGGCAGGCTTTGTCAGCGGTTTCTTTGATCATAAGTGGGTGCGAACCAAGCCCGCTTAA
- a CDS encoding DUF2149 domain-containing protein, whose translation MRFLDEDEELNPILSAVNLIDVFLVIIAALLIAIAQNPLNVFSNEKVTVIKNAGEPNMEVIVKDGKEIKQYKSTGEIGSGEGTRAGVAYQMADGSLVYVPEGEDKDAPAGEKASGGN comes from the coding sequence ATGCGCTTCCTCGACGAAGATGAAGAACTGAATCCTATTCTGAGCGCGGTGAACCTGATCGATGTGTTTCTGGTCATTATCGCCGCGCTGCTGATTGCCATTGCGCAAAATCCCTTGAACGTTTTTTCCAATGAAAAGGTCACGGTGATTAAAAATGCCGGCGAACCCAATATGGAAGTGATCGTCAAGGACGGTAAGGAAATCAAACAATACAAATCCACCGGGGAAATTGGCTCAGGGGAGGGCACCCGTGCGGGAGTGGCTTACCAGATGGCCGATGGCAGCCTGGTTTATGTACCGGAAGGGGAAGATAAAGATGCTCCCGCCGGTGAAAAAGCTTCGGGGGGGAATTAG
- a CDS encoding reprolysin-like metallopeptidase — MNLKKSLAAAIAALTVSGAASADTVDIAIMYTTPAAEYTGDISAKIDNYISYANNSFSRNGIDIQLNLVDTWQASSSDLRVNEETLDLITFHNTVNNWRSSEKADMVVFLGKAEETVIDGSTYITCGIAWVGQGSNGTMYSSAQERAYSVTGVDCGYNTFVHELGHNMGLVHSTKQGDTTGGVYTYGMGHGVDNKFSTIMAYPWRYGENVTQYDWFSDPDWYECGGLACGERSNGVDVSNAYRALGPITDDISGYY, encoded by the coding sequence ATGAACCTGAAAAAAAGCCTGGCCGCTGCTATTGCAGCGCTGACTGTTTCCGGCGCTGCTAGTGCGGATACTGTCGATATTGCAATTATGTATACCACCCCAGCGGCGGAATATACTGGTGATATCTCAGCCAAGATCGACAACTATATCAGTTATGCTAACAATTCTTTTTCAAGAAATGGCATTGATATTCAATTGAACCTGGTAGATACCTGGCAAGCCTCCAGCTCTGATCTCCGTGTTAACGAAGAGACCCTGGACCTGATTACCTTCCATAACACTGTGAATAACTGGCGTTCCTCTGAAAAGGCGGATATGGTGGTTTTCCTGGGTAAGGCCGAAGAGACTGTAATCGATGGCAGCACCTATATCACCTGTGGTATTGCCTGGGTCGGCCAGGGTAGCAATGGCACCATGTACTCCAGCGCACAAGAGCGTGCCTACAGTGTAACCGGTGTTGACTGTGGTTATAACACTTTCGTTCACGAGCTGGGCCACAATATGGGGCTCGTCCACTCGACTAAACAGGGTGATACCACTGGTGGTGTTTATACCTACGGTATGGGTCATGGCGTAGATAACAAGTTCTCTACCATTATGGCTTACCCCTGGAGATACGGCGAAAACGTTACCCAGTACGATTGGTTCTCTGATCCTGATTGGTACGAGTGTGGTGGTTTGGCCTGTGGTGAGCGCTCAAACGGCGTAGACGTATCTAACGCTTACCGCGCTCTTGGTCCTA